ACTAAAATAAGGAATTAGTAGATGCTAACTAAGAAATCCTGCAGCCAACATAACTAAATTAGGACAACCTGCTGaacacaaacaatttttttgccTGGACACCAAATCCATAAAGACTGTTTTGTTTCAGTATGCAATAGAatgtaaaaacataaatatacttGGTGAAGCTTACCTCAGTGCCAGACGTTGTCATTGTCTGCTCAGTTTTCAATGACCCATTACTAAATTCCTTAGTCTCATGGATGTTGCCAATCACAGGATTCACAACCACTGTTCCTTCGGTGTCAGCACATTCAACATCTACTGAAGCAGGATTAACAATtttctctccatttttcttttccacagGGACTGAAATATGATTTGGCCTTTTCTCAACAATGACCTCAGTCTTCTTTTCTTCAAGTAAAGGAGAAGTGGATGAAGAAATCTCCCCAAGTTCAACATGATTTGTTTTGCTGCTATCAGCTTCCACCTCTGTCTTAGTTCCTTTCTCACCCTCACAAAGTTTGACCAACTCACTAAGTTGTGCATCCGGTGAGTCCATCGTTGAAGTTACAGATCTTACTGGAAATGTTTCAGTTTCACCAACTGTTTCTGCTGGCTTATCAATTGTGCCTAATGTGTTCACCGTTATGTTCACAGTTTCGGTCATTGCTGCTTCAGCATCATTCACTCTTTCTTCGTTGTTAAGTTCTGTGCCGTCTGATTCAATGGAAGGTAGTTCCTCAATTTCTTCGTCTTTGTTGTCCACATCGAGTCCTTTATCCTGCACTGTATCCATTATATCTTGTAGCTCTGCAGCACGCTTGATATCAGTTTCTTCACTGCTAGATGCTGCAAGCTGAGTCATGGATATGTCAGTGGAGTCCATTGACTGGTTTACGAGCCCTATGTCTTCTTCCAAAATTTTCTTTCCGTTCACTTCCCTGCAATCAGATCCTCTGTCTTCTGGAGCAGCCTGGCTACCAATTTCAGGTGACTTCATCTCCTCAGCCTCGGaagaaaaatcataactttGATCTGATGCAGAATGGAATCCGTTTGGGGACAAAAATAAAGGGGGCACAGGATCCATcatgattgaacttgaaagACCCTGATCTTGCAAACGGTCAGAGGAGCCATTTCCCTCAAGAACCAAGTCACCAGAACCAAGAACTCTATTCTCTTGGATAATCTCTCTGACAATCTCCCTGATAGTGTAGAAAGACCCACCCACCTCCTTGTGAGTGAGGCTAAGTGAAGGAAAAGTCCCATTGTTTAGTTTCTGATGCctgaaaacaaaacaccaaTTACAAAAAGCTATTattaaaaaaggcaaaaaaatcaaaattttagttagaggaAGAGAGTTAGGTTCATACTTCTTAATAAAAGACTCCACCAGTGTTTTTCTCTCCTCTTTGGGAATCCGATTACGAGTCCTCTTGCCTCCAGAATCGTGAGGCTTAGCTAGAGCAAATACTTGCCCAACGTAACTAGTCTTGATAGATTGCATGTTCTCTCTTtatccttttttatatatatcctgTTGCAGATGAACTACAGTGAAATCAGAATCAGACAAGAACCCACACAGTACAAGtctaaccaaataaacaaaatccaCACAGTACAAGtctaaccaaataaacaaaatcctTAAGACAGATCCGTTTACTTCATCATTTTGTAACAGCAGATAGCACAACGAAGACTCTCAATCAG
The Camelina sativa cultivar DH55 chromosome 6, Cs, whole genome shotgun sequence genome window above contains:
- the LOC104791468 gene encoding uncharacterized protein LOC104791468, whose product is MQSIKTSYVGQVFALAKPHDSGGKRTRNRIPKEERKTLVESFIKKHQKLNNGTFPSLSLTHKEVGGSFYTIREIVREIIQENRVLGSGDLVLEGNGSSDRLQDQGLSSSIMMDPVPPLFLSPNGFHSASDQSYDFSSEAEEMKSPEIGSQAAPEDRGSDCREVNGKKILEEDIGLVNQSMDSTDISMTQLAASSSEETDIKRAAELQDIMDTVQDKGLDVDNKDEEIEELPSIESDGTELNNEERVNDAEAAMTETVNITVNTLGTIDKPAETVGETETFPVRSVTSTMDSPDAQLSELVKLCEGEKGTKTEVEADSSKTNHVELGEISSSTSPLLEEKKTEVIVEKRPNHISVPVEKKNGEKIVNPASVDVECADTEGTVVVNPVIGNIHETKEFSNGSLKTEQTMTTSGTESGNHKHDRAKMETMSSYTGNEVASVEKKAAMEKVKVDASDSSSSQKENNATLNRIKPESWKGERRETNPLLAVLKSFLTAFVKFWSE